In Bufo gargarizans isolate SCDJY-AF-19 chromosome 5, ASM1485885v1, whole genome shotgun sequence, the following are encoded in one genomic region:
- the LOC122939098 gene encoding uncharacterized protein LOC122939098 isoform X1, with the protein MNLSDQSGVYLTQDHKPLYCHIVICPEESGESSRHNFAKWKDCRMMKSKEITRFQLKTETQDWCKMAQRVVAVIYIVLILGKEFQAEPIAVPGPSSGIMLQDTTGFILTNKRILSQKIYVSLDPRVFVERQFNISEISSPEIKIWYQMHIGYSQERVTQILEQTRKTMTREQFSTSRRPKRFISAITAAIIFAVVGTVIATGVSAVNSISIKTLELEIGSLKRNLMSIHAEMENQKKHLSDLYSVVEDTVVTTDFHSKLLTHSMNLHESHEQFKQELMSLKTLNEDPIVTFQCNPTSLLDYIVMKGDFVVLFHKFKQLYLLILVIMGIHCL; encoded by the exons atgaacttatcggaccaatcaGGGGTTTACTTGACACAGGATCACAAGCCACTATATTGTCATATAGTTATTTGCCCAGAAGAATCTGGAGAAAGCAGCC GTCACAACTTCGCCAAATGGAAGGATTGCCGGATGATGAAGAGTAAAGAGATAAcaaggttccagctaaagacggaaaccCAGGATTG GTGCAAAATGGCACAGAGGGTTGTTGCCGTTATCTACAtcgtcctgatcttggggaaggagttccagGCCGAGCCGATTGCTGTACCAGGCCCTTCATCTGGGATCATGCTACAGGATACCACGGGATTCATCTTGACGAATAAGAGGATTCTATCCCAAAAGATCTACGTCAGTTTGGACCCACGTGTCTTCGTCGAGAGACAGTTCAACATTTCTGAGATTTCGTCTCCGGAGATAAAGATTTGGTATCAAATGCACATCGGCTATTCCCAAGAAAGAGTTACACAGATCCTGGAACAGACAAGGAAAACCATGACCAGAGAACAGTTTTCAACAAGTCGACGACCAAAGCGGTTCATTTCTGCAATTACAGCCGCCATAATCTTTGCCGTAGTGGGCACTGTCATTGCCACCGGTGTATCAGCTGTTAATTCCATCTCTAttaagacattggaacttgagaTCGGTTCACTGAAAAGGAACCTAATGAGTATTCATGCAGAGATGGAGAACCAGAAAAAACATTTATCGGACTTATATTCCGTTGTAGAGGATACTGTCGTCACCACCGACTTTCACTCAAAGTTATTGACTCATTCAATGAATCTTCATGAGAGTCACGAACAGTTTAAACAAGAACTAATGTCTCTAAAGACTCTGAATGAAGACCCCATTGTGACATTCCAATGTAACCCAACATCTCTATTGGATTACATTGTAATGAAGGGGgattttgttgtgctttttcataagtttaaacagttatatttacttattttagttataatgggtattcattgcctttaa
- the LOC122939098 gene encoding uncharacterized protein LOC122939098 isoform X2 — MAQRVVAVIYIVLILGKEFQAEPIAVPGPSSGIMLQDTTGFILTNKRILSQKIYVSLDPRVFVERQFNISEISSPEIKIWYQMHIGYSQERVTQILEQTRKTMTREQFSTSRRPKRFISAITAAIIFAVVGTVIATGVSAVNSISIKTLELEIGSLKRNLMSIHAEMENQKKHLSDLYSVVEDTVVTTDFHSKLLTHSMNLHESHEQFKQELMSLKTLNEDPIVTFQCNPTSLLDYIVMKGDFVVLFHKFKQLYLLILVIMGIHCL; from the coding sequence ATGGCACAGAGGGTTGTTGCCGTTATCTACAtcgtcctgatcttggggaaggagttccagGCCGAGCCGATTGCTGTACCAGGCCCTTCATCTGGGATCATGCTACAGGATACCACGGGATTCATCTTGACGAATAAGAGGATTCTATCCCAAAAGATCTACGTCAGTTTGGACCCACGTGTCTTCGTCGAGAGACAGTTCAACATTTCTGAGATTTCGTCTCCGGAGATAAAGATTTGGTATCAAATGCACATCGGCTATTCCCAAGAAAGAGTTACACAGATCCTGGAACAGACAAGGAAAACCATGACCAGAGAACAGTTTTCAACAAGTCGACGACCAAAGCGGTTCATTTCTGCAATTACAGCCGCCATAATCTTTGCCGTAGTGGGCACTGTCATTGCCACCGGTGTATCAGCTGTTAATTCCATCTCTAttaagacattggaacttgagaTCGGTTCACTGAAAAGGAACCTAATGAGTATTCATGCAGAGATGGAGAACCAGAAAAAACATTTATCGGACTTATATTCCGTTGTAGAGGATACTGTCGTCACCACCGACTTTCACTCAAAGTTATTGACTCATTCAATGAATCTTCATGAGAGTCACGAACAGTTTAAACAAGAACTAATGTCTCTAAAGACTCTGAATGAAGACCCCATTGTGACATTCCAATGTAACCCAACATCTCTATTGGATTACATTGTAATGAAGGGGgattttgttgtgctttttcataagtttaaacagttatatttacttattttagttataatgggtattcattgcctttaa